A window from Dehalobacter sp. DCA encodes these proteins:
- a CDS encoding SprT-like domain-containing protein: protein MLYVTIAHNAGNPNEARIRRSESEYEQLVRDISQEIGYNSSPEIVFYDEGPTGQCNSVKLFNMHISNLGFNRDVLNGGYTEEEINQIIRHELAHAIANERYNDECSHDDRWKEVCNEIKCDSSETLGLCKAYFEVTLLDNKKRKYKYYLLCEKCQKVQLRTDNCGGVIPLLVMSAANVSLPLTFGNLGLKSNCCDSKYRLQASAEGLLADLEERKELSNIQKRLRQLLDKQ, encoded by the coding sequence TTGTTGTATGTAACTATAGCACACAATGCTGGTAATCCAAATGAAGCAAGAATAAGAAGAAGTGAAAGTGAATATGAACAGTTGGTCAGGGATATATCTCAAGAAATTGGATATAACAGTTCCCCTGAAATAGTATTTTATGATGAAGGGCCAACCGGACAGTGTAATTCTGTTAAGCTTTTTAATATGCATATAAGTAACCTTGGTTTTAACAGAGATGTTCTTAATGGTGGATATACGGAGGAAGAAATAAATCAAATCATTAGACATGAATTAGCTCATGCAATTGCCAATGAAAGATACAATGATGAATGTTCTCATGACGATAGATGGAAGGAAGTATGCAATGAGATCAAATGTGATTCATCTGAAACACTGGGCTTATGTAAAGCGTATTTTGAAGTGACGTTATTAGACAATAAGAAGAGAAAATATAAGTATTATTTGTTATGTGAAAAGTGTCAGAAAGTTCAATTAAGAACTGACAATTGTGGTGGTGTTATTCCATTACTAGTAATGAGTGCGGCAAATGTTTCATTACCACTTACTTTTGGAAATCTAGGTTTAAAGAGTAATTGCTGCGATTCAAAATATAGACTTCAAGCTTCCGCAGAAGGATTATTAGCGGATTTAGAAGA
- a CDS encoding tyrosine-type recombinase/integrase, which produces MLEGGTDLRYIQELLGHKNSKTTEIYTHVSQRDLAKIHSPIDALDIEV; this is translated from the coding sequence TTGCTGGAAGGCGGTACGGATCTGAGATATATCCAGGAACTTTTAGGGCATAAAAATTCTAAAACAACAGAAATATATACCCATGTAAGCCAACGGGATCTAGCCAAAATACACAGCCCAATCGATGCACTGGACATAGAGGTTTAA
- a CDS encoding DUF3102 domain-containing protein: MTYPAKDTATDPENDPVSNTVPDVISGRTPHVIAAEINMIKYQAENIYLTAIVEIGRRLTEAKAFLKFGEWGKWLEESVDFSQSRANKLMRIFKEYGEGQLTYSNSEPNPKLNYSQAVLLLGIPKEERAQFIVDMDVKGMTTQELRQAVKERTQARQEKDQTQQENADFQKKVEDQSGTITELTAELANLKAQLENVKASKEELAITARQLNDSLESLRKSSSAQSYERMRNNFMKSSLKVRANHLAFLCENLDQTVREVKQKLREIAPNDKETYIIYKNKVCDLMDVWRKDEAWSREACPCGDGQ; encoded by the coding sequence ATGACGTATCCAGCAAAGGATACAGCAACCGATCCGGAGAATGATCCAGTAAGCAATACAGTACCTGATGTCATCAGCGGACGTACGCCGCATGTCATAGCGGCTGAGATTAACATGATCAAATATCAGGCTGAGAATATCTACCTTACCGCTATCGTCGAGATTGGAAGACGGTTGACGGAGGCCAAAGCCTTTCTTAAGTTTGGAGAATGGGGCAAGTGGCTGGAGGAGTCGGTCGATTTCTCCCAAAGCAGGGCCAATAAACTGATGCGTATCTTCAAAGAGTATGGAGAAGGACAGCTTACCTACTCAAATTCGGAGCCGAATCCGAAATTAAACTACAGCCAGGCGGTGCTTCTTTTAGGTATCCCGAAGGAGGAACGGGCGCAATTCATCGTCGATATGGATGTCAAAGGCATGACCACCCAGGAACTGCGTCAGGCGGTCAAGGAACGGACGCAGGCCCGGCAAGAAAAAGACCAGACCCAGCAAGAGAACGCGGACTTCCAGAAAAAAGTGGAAGACCAAAGTGGTACCATCACCGAGCTGACTGCGGAACTCGCCAATCTAAAGGCCCAATTGGAGAACGTCAAGGCGTCCAAAGAAGAACTCGCTATAACGGCCAGACAGCTGAATGATTCGCTGGAATCGCTCCGAAAAAGCTCATCCGCCCAGAGCTACGAGAGGATGAGAAATAACTTCATGAAGAGTTCGCTCAAAGTCAGGGCTAACCATCTCGCCTTCCTCTGTGAAAACTTGGATCAAACCGTTAGGGAAGTAAAGCAAAAGCTGCGCGAAATCGCCCCTAATGACAAGGAGACGTATATCATTTATAAGAATAAGGTTTGCGATCTTATGGATGTGTGGCGTAAAGACGAGGCGTGGAGCAGGGAGGCTTGCCCCTGCGGAGATGGGCAGTAA
- a CDS encoding anaerobic ribonucleoside-triphosphate reductase activating protein, with the protein MLMDIEPFSLVDYPGHIVATVFFGGCNFQCGYCHNPALVNKKEKSRTSPSAVIEFMKTRKGLLDGVCLTGGEPLLSPDLNPFVREVKALGFKVKLDTNGSSPEKLRELAPFLDYIAMDIKCTPDKYEKLTACKNSGEAAFETIQWIRASTIAYEFRTTVLPVWHTFEDLKLIREFLGNETPWVLQQFRQSPQGVLDGKTYDAYPDSWLKEMGEKLNCPVRGLK; encoded by the coding sequence ATGCTAATGGATATTGAACCTTTCTCTCTTGTCGATTATCCTGGACATATCGTAGCAACGGTCTTTTTTGGAGGTTGTAATTTCCAGTGTGGCTACTGCCATAACCCTGCTTTGGTCAACAAGAAGGAGAAGTCACGGACTTCTCCTTCTGCTGTCATTGAATTTATGAAGACCAGGAAAGGATTACTGGACGGTGTTTGTCTTACTGGCGGGGAGCCGCTTTTATCCCCGGATCTGAATCCCTTTGTAAGAGAGGTCAAAGCGCTCGGTTTCAAGGTGAAATTGGATACCAATGGAAGCAGCCCGGAAAAACTCCGGGAGCTGGCTCCTTTCCTGGACTATATTGCCATGGATATTAAATGTACTCCTGATAAATACGAGAAGCTGACCGCGTGCAAAAACAGCGGAGAGGCGGCGTTTGAAACCATCCAATGGATCAGGGCGAGTACAATTGCATACGAATTCAGAACTACGGTACTGCCGGTCTGGCATACATTTGAAGATCTAAAGCTAATCCGTGAGTTCCTCGGAAATGAAACTCCCTGGGTGCTCCAGCAGTTTCGCCAGTCCCCCCAGGGCGTGCTCGACGGGAAAACTTATGATGCTTATCCTGACTCATGGCTCAAAGAAATGGGAGAGAAGCTGAATTGTCCAGTCCGTGGCCTGAAATAG
- a CDS encoding ribonucleoside triphosphate reductase, translated as MYVVKRDGRREIFNQEKIRKAVEKAFIATETPNVTNWAKIVTDRVFSELEAAYSKNEGFQIEQIQDKVEDVLMQTGNTNVARAYIRYRFQHEIIRNQESAKNDNNQLFSDYLGLGTWEIKENSNMGFSVQGLNRFVTSKATNAFWQSLLPSEVGKAHDSGALHNHDMGDLAPYCVGWDLKDLLLVGFRGAEGKTTSRPAKHFRSALGQIVNFVYTLQGEAAGAQALSSFDTYLAPFVRVDNLDYKQGTQGIQEFIFNVNVPTRVGFQSPFFNITLDVRAAESAIKDEPAVVDGKFLDTPYREYQAEMDIINMAFCEVMLEGDADGNIFSFPIPTYNITKGFDWNSEVSRAIFKMTDKYGIPYFANFINSDMNPEDARSMCCRLRLDNRELRKRGGGLFGANPLTGSIGVVTLNLPLYGYLAKGNWDQFITLIDNHMNIARSSLQTKRKTLEILTDNGLYPYTKFYLRDIKKRFGKYWTNHFSTIGLVGMNEAIRNFTSDADDITTVFGQNFAKETLNYMRDRIQEFQEQDGDLYNLEATPAEGTSYRLAKINKKHYPDMITAGDNEPYYTNSTHLPVGYTSDLFRAVELQDDLQTLYTGGTVLHGYLAESLDDLAVAKAVVRRVFENFQLPYFTLTPTFSICEDHKYIKGEHFNCPECGRETLVMTRVTGFYRPISAMNPGKQEEKQETIKYRVTGVTPSLFDGVAK; from the coding sequence ATGTACGTTGTGAAAAGGGATGGAAGAAGAGAAATTTTTAATCAAGAGAAGATTCGCAAGGCGGTAGAAAAGGCTTTTATCGCTACCGAAACCCCCAATGTCACTAACTGGGCGAAGATCGTTACCGACAGGGTATTCTCAGAATTGGAAGCTGCTTACAGTAAGAATGAAGGCTTCCAAATCGAGCAGATTCAGGACAAAGTCGAAGATGTCCTGATGCAGACAGGAAATACCAATGTCGCCAGAGCATATATCCGGTACCGCTTCCAGCATGAAATCATTCGAAATCAGGAAAGCGCCAAAAACGATAACAATCAATTATTCTCTGATTACCTGGGGCTGGGAACCTGGGAAATCAAAGAGAATTCCAATATGGGATTTTCGGTTCAGGGGCTTAACCGGTTTGTAACCAGCAAAGCGACCAATGCTTTCTGGCAGTCCCTGCTTCCGTCTGAAGTCGGTAAAGCGCACGATTCCGGTGCTTTGCATAATCATGACATGGGAGACCTTGCTCCATATTGCGTCGGCTGGGATCTCAAAGATCTGCTTCTGGTGGGCTTTAGGGGCGCGGAAGGCAAGACGACCTCCAGACCGGCCAAACACTTCCGTTCCGCACTCGGACAGATCGTTAATTTCGTTTATACCTTACAGGGAGAAGCTGCCGGTGCTCAGGCGCTCTCCAGCTTTGATACCTATCTTGCTCCGTTCGTCAGAGTGGATAACCTTGATTATAAACAAGGCACACAGGGGATTCAGGAATTTATTTTCAATGTCAACGTCCCGACCAGGGTAGGTTTCCAGTCTCCATTCTTTAATATTACGCTCGATGTGCGGGCGGCCGAATCGGCCATCAAAGATGAGCCCGCTGTCGTTGACGGCAAATTCCTGGATACGCCATACCGGGAATATCAAGCTGAGATGGATATCATCAATATGGCGTTCTGCGAGGTCATGCTCGAAGGTGATGCTGACGGCAATATTTTTAGCTTCCCGATCCCGACATACAACATCACGAAGGGCTTTGACTGGAACAGTGAAGTATCGAGAGCGATCTTTAAAATGACCGACAAATATGGAATCCCGTATTTTGCGAATTTTATCAATTCCGATATGAATCCGGAGGACGCCAGAAGCATGTGCTGCCGTCTGCGTCTGGACAATAGGGAACTCAGAAAACGCGGCGGTGGCCTGTTCGGAGCCAACCCGCTCACGGGAAGCATTGGCGTTGTAACCTTGAACCTGCCGTTGTACGGTTATCTGGCTAAGGGCAACTGGGATCAGTTCATCACGCTGATTGATAACCACATGAACATCGCCCGGTCCTCGCTGCAGACCAAACGCAAAACGCTGGAGATCCTGACGGACAATGGCTTGTACCCGTATACCAAATTTTATCTGAGGGATATCAAGAAACGTTTCGGCAAGTACTGGACAAACCACTTCTCGACGATCGGTCTAGTCGGCATGAATGAAGCGATCCGTAATTTTACTTCGGACGCCGATGACATCACCACTGTTTTCGGACAGAATTTTGCCAAGGAAACATTGAACTATATGAGAGACCGCATCCAGGAATTCCAGGAGCAAGACGGAGACCTCTATAACCTTGAGGCAACGCCTGCGGAAGGTACGAGCTACCGTCTAGCCAAAATCAACAAAAAGCATTATCCCGATATGATTACGGCCGGCGACAATGAACCCTATTACACGAACTCCACCCACCTGCCTGTGGGCTATACCAGCGACCTGTTCCGTGCCGTCGAGCTTCAGGATGACCTGCAGACGCTTTATACCGGCGGGACCGTGCTTCATGGCTATCTGGCTGAAAGTCTCGATGATCTTGCCGTCGCCAAGGCCGTCGTACGCAGGGTGTTTGAGAACTTCCAGCTGCCGTATTTCACGCTGACTCCGACCTTTAGCATCTGCGAAGACCACAAGTATATCAAAGGCGAACACTTCAACTGCCCCGAGTGCGGCAGGGAAACCTTAGTCATGACGAGGGTCACCGGCTTCTATAGACCAATCTCCGCCATGAATCCCGGCAAACAGGAAGAGAAACAAGAAACCATCAAATACCGTGTTACGGGCGTCACGCCAAGTCTGTTTGACGGTGTAGCAAAGTAA
- the nrdR gene encoding transcriptional regulator NrdR, with protein sequence MRCPFCQSDDTKVLDSRQIEEGTAIRRRRECDVCTKRFTTYERYEDFQLIVVKKDGRREPFSRHKLLSGLNKACEKRPVSTEQLETMVTDIEREMRDINDREVPSELVGEAVMKKLFEIDEIAYIRFASVYRQFKDIQKFMEELNGLVKRRK encoded by the coding sequence TTGCGCTGTCCTTTTTGCCAGAGTGACGACACGAAGGTGCTGGATTCCAGACAAATTGAGGAAGGTACTGCTATCCGACGCAGACGGGAATGCGATGTCTGCACAAAGCGTTTTACGACGTATGAGCGCTACGAGGATTTTCAGCTGATTGTCGTGAAAAAGGATGGCAGAAGAGAGCCCTTTTCCCGTCACAAACTGCTGTCAGGTTTGAACAAGGCCTGTGAAAAACGCCCCGTGTCCACTGAGCAGCTGGAAACAATGGTCACTGATATCGAAAGAGAAATGCGTGATATCAACGATCGCGAAGTGCCGAGCGAACTGGTCGGCGAAGCCGTCATGAAAAAACTGTTTGAAATAGATGAAATTGCGTATATTCGCTTTGCTTCTGTTTACAGGCAGTTCAAGGATATTCAGAAGTTTATGGAAGAGTTGAACGGACTGGTAAAGCGTCGCAAATAA